The sequence CAGGGCCAGGAAGTGGCCTTCGTGGTGGCCGAGGACCGCTACGCCGCCCGGGACGCGCTGGAACTGATCGAGGTGGAGTACGACATCCTGCCTCCGGTGGTCAACGCGCGCCGGGCGCTGGACGCGGACGCCCCGGTCATCCGGGACGATATCGAGGGCCGCACCGACAACCGGATCTTCGACTGGGAGATGGGCGACGCGGGCGCCACCGACGCGGTGTTCGCGCGGGCCGACGTGACGGTTGCCCAGGAGATGGTCTATCCGCGCGTGCATCCGGCACCGATGGAGACCTGCGGCGCCGTGGCGGACTTCGATCCGATCGACGGCGGCCTGACTCTGTACGAAACAACGCAGGCCCCGCATGCCCACCGGACGCTCTTCGCCATGGTGGCCGGCATCCCCGAGCACAAGATCCGCGTGGTTTCGCCGGACATCGGCGGCGGCTTCGGGAACAAGGTGGGCATCTATCCTGGCTACATCCTGGCCGTCGTCGGTTCGATCCTCACCGGCAAGCCGGTCAAGTGGGTCGAGGACCGGTCGGAGAACCTGATGTCCACCTCCTTCGCCCGGGACTACCTGATGAAGGGCGAAATCGCCGCCACCAAGGACGGGAGGATCCTGGCTGTCCGCACCAACGTGCTGGCCGACCACGGGGCGTTCAACGCGACCGCCCAGCCGACCAAGAACCCGGCCGGCTTCTTCAGCATCTTCACCGGCAGCTACGACCTTGAGGCAGCCTACTGCTCGGTCACCGGCGTCTACACCAACAAGGCCCCCGGCGGAGTCGCCTACGCCTGTTCCTTCCGGGTCACCGAGGCCGTCTACTTGGTGGAGCGGATGGTGGACGTGCTGGCCGCGAAGCTGCAGATGGACCCGGCGGAGCTGCGGCTGAAGAACTTCATCCGGCCCGAGCAGTTCCCCTACAAGAACAAGACCGGCTGGGAGTACGACTCCGGCAACTACGCGCCGGCGATGCGGCTGTCCATGCAGCTGGCCGGCTACGAGGACCTGCGGCGCGAGCAGGCGGAGAAGCGCGAACGCGGCGAGCTGATGGGCATCGGCGTCGCCTTCTTCACCGAGACCGTCGGTGCCGGCCCGCGGAAGCATTTCGACATCGTCGGCCTGGGCATGGCGGACGGCGCCGAACTGCGCGTGCATCCGACCGGCAAGGCCGTGGTCCGGCTCTCCGTGCAGTCCCAGGGACAGGGCCA is a genomic window of Arthrobacter sp. Marseille-P9274 containing:
- a CDS encoding aerobic carbon-monoxide dehydrogenase large subunit, with protein sequence MTTTQQHPANPAAGDPDRPVGFGRIQRKEDPRFIRGKGRYIDDIVLPGMLHGAILRSPVAHARLVSIDTSAAAAHPKVKAVVTGKDLEGLKLAWAPTLSADVQAVLATDKVRFQGQEVAFVVAEDRYAARDALELIEVEYDILPPVVNARRALDADAPVIRDDIEGRTDNRIFDWEMGDAGATDAVFARADVTVAQEMVYPRVHPAPMETCGAVADFDPIDGGLTLYETTQAPHAHRTLFAMVAGIPEHKIRVVSPDIGGGFGNKVGIYPGYILAVVGSILTGKPVKWVEDRSENLMSTSFARDYLMKGEIAATKDGRILAVRTNVLADHGAFNATAQPTKNPAGFFSIFTGSYDLEAAYCSVTGVYTNKAPGGVAYACSFRVTEAVYLVERMVDVLAAKLQMDPAELRLKNFIRPEQFPYKNKTGWEYDSGNYAPAMRLSMQLAGYEDLRREQAEKRERGELMGIGVAFFTETVGAGPRKHFDIVGLGMADGAELRVHPTGKAVVRLSVQSQGQGHETTFAQIVAEELGIPPEDIDVVHGDTDQTPFGLGTYGSRSTPVSGGAVALVARKVREKAKFIAAAMLETRAEDLQWEKGRWFVKGDPGAGRTIAEIALAAHGTLALPEGIDGNLDAEVTYDPPNLTFPFGAYICVVDVDPGTGRVKVRRFIAVDDCGTRINPMIIEGQVHGGLTDGVGMALMEIIEFDDDGNCLGGSFMDYLIPTAMEVPDWETGFTVTPSPHHPIGAKGIGESATVGSPPAIVNAVVDALAPFGVTHMDMPCTPARVWEAMQGRPTPPV